In Elaeis guineensis isolate ETL-2024a chromosome 1, EG11, whole genome shotgun sequence, a genomic segment contains:
- the LOC105038345 gene encoding uncharacterized protein → MRAAAWKSVLRFRNPLSPTTDSALFHSTPASFAKWRSKWDPDDEGTNQEPSKTYIRFSVHQKRSDAKAALKNLLFDGRSSQQYFQDEDITWSTDKKSSRNVKAKDSSHDFDKHQRSKSAGRPNPHSKGKRSANKRWRNRQSSYDEDDYEHPDTKFSATFGGQRRFTWSFTSGETLHFQNCATGFEWRDNSERIKTRKRVWSESDIEDTEDDPSDTDSQSHRVILGLPLTGPLKLDDVKHAFHATALRWHPDKHQGPSQAIAEEKFKLCVDAYNSLCKALKPS, encoded by the exons ATGCGAGCGGCCGCATGGAAGAGCGTGCTCAGATTTCGGAATCCCCTGTCCCCGACTACCGATTCCGCGCTGTTTCATTCTACCCCCGCCTCATTCGCCAAATGGAGGAGCAAATGGGACCCCGAC GATGAAGGAACAAACCAAGAACCATCCAAG ACTTACATCAGGTTTTCAGTTCATCAAAAGCGATCTGATGCAAAGGCGGCTCTCAAGAATCTTCTTTTCGATGGTAGATCTTCACAGCAATATTTTCAG GACGAAGATATCACTTGGTCTACCGATAAAAAGAGCAGCAGAAATGTCAAAGCAAAGGACAGTTCACATGATTTTGATAAACATCAACGGTCAAAGAGTGCTGGGAGACCAAATCCCCACAGTAAAGGCAAACGTAGTGCAAACAAGC gttgGCGCAATAGGCAGAGCAGTTATGATGAAGATGATTATGAGCATCCTGATACAAAATTTTCAGCTACCTTTGGTGGACAAAGACGTTTTACCTGGTCTTTTACATCAGGGGAAACCCTTCATTTTCAGAATTGTGCAACTGGATTTGAGTGGAGAGATAATTCAGAGCGGATCAAGACCAGAAAAAGAGTATGGAGTGAAAGCGATATCGAAGATACTGAAGACGATCCGAGTGATACAGATTCCCAATCCCATAGAGTTATCCTTGGATTGCCACTTACAGGCCCCTTAAAATTAGATGATGTTAAACATGC TTTCCATGCAACTGCTTTAAGGTGGCATCCTGACAAGCATCAAGGCCCTTCCCAG GCAATTGCTGAGGAAAAGTTCAAGCTCTGTGTCGATGCATACAACTCCCTCTGCAAAGCCTTGAAACCCAGCTAA